The proteins below are encoded in one region of Sulfolobus islandicus Y.N.15.51:
- a CDS encoding IS1-like element ISC796 family transposase, which produces MGRKPVFRQDVSCPSCGSHHVVKCGRPLGRQKFLCRDCGKYFLGDASYHHHSRKLREEALRMYANGMSMRAISRVLNVPLGTVFTWIKRYGRKKHEKLVELWGRAKELVKGKVVAKVVDEMWTYLYKNARAFYKWVFTCYVYTKLGVYLIYSVGDRDESTFLEVKKYLPDEGRWVSDDYNLYFWLKDHTVVSPVNPNESFHSSLRDRLIRFKRATKAVNRSIRTMMYSIALVLWERRLIPEFVA; this is translated from the coding sequence ATGGGTAGGAAGCCTGTATTTAGGCAAGACGTTTCTTGTCCCTCTTGTGGTAGTCATCATGTTGTTAAGTGTGGTAGGCCTTTGGGTAGGCAGAAGTTTTTGTGTAGGGATTGTGGTAAGTACTTCTTGGGTGATGCTAGTTATCATCATCATTCTAGGAAGTTGAGGGAGGAGGCTTTGAGAATGTATGCTAATGGTATGAGTATGAGGGCTATTTCTAGGGTGCTTAACGTACCTCTTGGTACTGTTTTCACTTGGATTAAGCGTTATGGTAGGAAAAAGCATGAGAAGTTGGTTGAGTTGTGGGGTAGGGCTAAGGAGCTGGTCAAGGGTAAGGTTGTTGCTAAGGTTGTTGATGAGATGTGGACTTACTTGTACAAGAATGCTAGGGCTTTTTACAAGTGGGTTTTCACTTGTTACGTGTACACGAAGCTGGGAGTTTACCTCATTTACTCTGTGGGGGATAGGGATGAGAGTACTTTCCTTGAGGTCAAAAAGTATTTGCCTGACGAGGGTAGATGGGTGAGCGATGATTATAACTTGTACTTCTGGTTGAAAGACCACACGGTTGTCTCGCCAGTTAACCCGAACGAGTCCTTTCATTCCTCATTAAGGGATAGGCTAATTAGATTCAAGAGAGCAACGAAGGCAGTAAATAGGAGCATTCGCACCATGATGTACTCCATAGCCCTAGTCTTATGGGAGAGAAGGTTAATCCCAGAATTTGTAGCTTAA
- a CDS encoding FAD-binding oxidoreductase, which produces MDFTELKDIEQKVEEREDFSGEKVRPLAVFFPKDEDEVVRIVRFAKKNRLPIIPWGQGTSLTGAVSCDKNCILVDLSKMNKILEINDIDWYVRVQPGIKLIDLFEELEKKGFMLPPDPASFFLCSVGGAVAESSGGMKGVRHGSFREWVLSLRVVLPNGEVIKVGEPLRKNRAGYDLVHLFVGSEGTLGIVTEIWLRIIPIPKRKMVMIAAMLKDFESAGEVIVGLRKNKILPELSEYVDADVVKALNKHLTANLKETEGGMLLISIEEDSVDDVLKVLEGKAVDIKITEGEEAEKLYSVRSQAAIAVKAESKKVFYAEDIVVPVSKLPEAIRRLREIGEKYNTKFYVISHIGDGNLHPNIIIEDKVAREKAFEEIARMAIELGGSVSGEHGIGVQKAKLMAEQIVKHNGVSVLDLMYQIKKLIDPDDIMNPDKYVELAYKYLTSGDRSTI; this is translated from the coding sequence ATGGATTTCACCGAATTGAAAGATATCGAGCAAAAGGTAGAGGAAAGGGAGGATTTTTCCGGAGAGAAAGTAAGACCATTAGCCGTATTCTTCCCCAAGGATGAGGATGAAGTCGTTAGGATCGTTAGATTTGCTAAGAAAAATAGATTACCCATAATACCATGGGGTCAAGGAACTAGTTTAACCGGAGCTGTTTCGTGCGATAAAAACTGTATATTAGTAGACCTATCTAAAATGAATAAAATTTTAGAGATAAACGATATTGATTGGTACGTAAGAGTCCAACCAGGGATTAAATTAATAGACCTCTTCGAGGAACTAGAGAAAAAAGGCTTTATGTTACCTCCAGATCCAGCAAGCTTCTTTTTATGCTCAGTTGGTGGTGCCGTAGCTGAATCCTCTGGAGGGATGAAGGGTGTAAGGCATGGTTCATTCAGGGAATGGGTATTATCTTTACGTGTTGTTTTACCAAATGGGGAGGTAATTAAGGTCGGAGAACCATTGAGGAAGAATAGGGCCGGATATGATTTGGTTCATTTATTCGTTGGAAGTGAGGGAACTTTAGGTATCGTAACGGAAATCTGGTTGAGGATAATACCAATTCCAAAGAGAAAGATGGTTATGATAGCTGCAATGTTAAAGGATTTTGAATCCGCTGGAGAAGTTATAGTAGGCTTGAGGAAGAATAAGATATTGCCAGAGCTGTCAGAGTACGTTGATGCTGATGTAGTCAAAGCGTTAAATAAACACTTGACTGCAAACCTCAAGGAAACAGAGGGAGGGATGTTATTAATTTCAATAGAGGAAGATAGTGTAGATGATGTGTTGAAAGTATTAGAGGGAAAGGCAGTTGATATTAAGATTACTGAAGGCGAAGAGGCAGAGAAATTGTATTCAGTGAGATCACAAGCTGCAATAGCAGTGAAAGCTGAATCAAAAAAAGTATTTTACGCTGAAGATATAGTAGTACCAGTTTCTAAACTGCCAGAAGCTATAAGGAGACTCAGAGAAATAGGTGAGAAGTATAATACTAAATTCTACGTTATCTCGCACATAGGTGATGGTAATCTTCATCCAAACATAATAATTGAGGATAAGGTAGCAAGAGAAAAGGCATTTGAGGAAATAGCTAGAATGGCGATTGAGCTTGGGGGTTCTGTTAGTGGTGAACATGGTATTGGTGTGCAGAAGGCTAAGTTAATGGCTGAACAAATAGTTAAACATAATGGTGTCAGTGTATTGGATTTAATGTATCAGATAAAGAAGTTAATTGATCCAGATGATATAATGAACCCTGACAAGTATGTCGAATTGGCATATAAGTATTTAACTTCTGGGGATAGAAGTACTATTTAA
- a CDS encoding STK_08120 family protein: MVQLRLGKIKIQLEKGKVVMDKDFNISLCFLNAKLIKSRINDFRSKASELIRLERIKRKNLTSP; the protein is encoded by the coding sequence ATGGTCCAGCTAAGGCTGGGAAAAATAAAAATCCAGTTAGAAAAAGGTAAGGTAGTCATGGATAAAGACTTTAATATTTCACTTTGTTTTTTAAATGCCAAACTGATCAAATCTAGAATAAACGATTTTAGGAGTAAGGCAAGTGAGTTAATAAGGCTTGAAAGGATAAAGAGGAAAAATTTAACTTCCCCATAA